In Camelina sativa cultivar DH55 chromosome 16, Cs, whole genome shotgun sequence, a single window of DNA contains:
- the LOC104754181 gene encoding phosphatidylinositol 4-kinase gamma 2-like, which yields MSVADVALSPIHRGGGGSGFAFAHQQHSREHYSTVNSVLVFLSISGSTTMPMLILESDSIAEVKLRIQTCNGFRVKRQKLVFSGRELARNASRVKDYGVTGGSVLHLVLKLYDPLLVTVITTCGKFFRFHVDRRRNVGYLKKRISKEGKGFPEVDDQEILFRGEKLDDSRIIGGICKDGSNSVIHLLVKKSLKEAFYLPAPVIREEDASSGKKDVLLEPLVLNPDVELPKVLEEMIDRTVDGLNKGNPPVRSAEGTGGTYLMQDSSGLNYVSVFKPMDEEPMAVNNPQQLPVSSDGQGLKRGTRVGEGATREVAAYLLDHPKSGPRSVSRQVMGFAGVPPTAMVRSSHRVYNYPKGFDGSVSNDAKVGSLQMFMKNNGSCEDIGPGAFPVEEVHKICAFDIRMANADRHAGNILTGKTEEGKTVLIPIDHGYCLPENFEDCTFEWLYWPQAKLPFSADTLDYIKSLDSEQDIALLQHHGWNVPEAVSRTLHISTMLLKEGAERNLTPYQIGIIMCRETVNKDSAIEEIVREAHNSVLPASSEATFLEAVSVAMDRRLDELTK from the exons ATGTCAGTAGCTGATGTTGCTTTGAGTCCGATTcatagaggaggaggaggatcggGTTTTGCTTTTGCTCACCAACAACATTCAAGAGAGCACTACTCTACTGTCAACTCTGTTTTGGTCTTCCTTAGCATCTCTGGTTCTACTACGATGCCTATGCTCATCTTGGAGTCTGATTCCATCGCCGAGGTCAAACTTAGGATCCAGACTTGTAATGGTTTTAGGGTTAAAAGACAGAAACTTGTTTTCAGTGGTCGAGAGCTCGCTAGGAACGCCTCACGCGTCAAGGACTATGGTGTCACTGGTGGTAGTGTCTTGCATTTGGTGCTTAAGCTCTATGATCCTTTGCTTGTCACTGTCATCACCACTTGCGGCAAGTTCTTTCGGTTTCATGTTGATCGTCGTAGGAATGTTGGTTATTTGAAGAAACGGATCTCTAAAGAGGGCAAAGGGTTTCCTGAGGTTGATGATCAGGAGATCTTGTTTCGAGGGGAGAAGCTTGATGACAGCAGAATCATTGGTGGGATTTGCAAAGATGGCAGCAACTCTGTCATCCATTTGCTTGTTAAGAAATCCCTGAAAGAAGCTTTTTATCTTCCCGCTCCTGtgataagagaagaagatgctTCTTCTGGTAAAAAAGACGTCTTGTTAGAGCCTCTTGTTCTTAACCCTGATGTGGAATTGCCTAAGGTCCTCGAGGAGATGATTGACCGCACGGTTGATGGGTTGAACAAAGGTAATCCACCTGTGAGATCAGCTGAAGGAACGGGAGGGACCTATCTGATGCAGGATTCTTCAGGTCTCAACTATGTATCTGTCTTCAAGCCCATGGATGAGGAGCCAATGGCTGTTAACAATCCTCAGCAGCTTCCCGTGTCATCAGATGGTCAGGGATTGAAGAGAGGAACTAGGGTAGGAGAAGGGGCAACTAGAGAAGTTGCAGCTTACTTATTAGATCATCCAAAAAGCGGCCCGAGATCTGTGTCTAGACAAGTTATGGGTTTTGCTGGTGTGCCGCCAACTGCAATGGTCAGAAGCTCTCACAGAGTGTATAATTATCCAAAGGGATTTGACGGTTCTGTTTCAAATGATGCCAAAGTTGGTTCTTTGCAAATGTTCATGAAGAACAATGGAAGCTGCGAAGACATTGGCCCTGGAGCTTTTCCTGTTGAAGAAGTGCATAAAATCTGTGCCTTTGACATAAGAATGGCAAATGCAGATCGACATGCTGGAAACATATTGACCGGGAAAACTGAAGAAGGAAAAACTGTTCTAATTCCCATCGATCATGGCTATTGTTTGCCCGAGAAT TTTGAAGATTGCACATTTGAGTGGCTTTACTGGCCGCAAGCCAAACTCCCGTTTTCTGCAGACACTCTTGACTACATTAAGTCTCTAGATTCCGAACAAGACATCGCGCTTCTGCAACACCATGGCTGGAATGTACCTGAAGCTGTCTCACGCACACTACATATCTCCACGATGCTGCTGAAGGAAGGCGCTGAGAGAAACCTAACGCCGTATCAA
- the LOC109129575 gene encoding calcineurin B-like protein 8: MFDRKRNGVIEFGEFVRSLSIFHPYTPEHEKSAFMFKLFDLHGTGFIQPHELKKMVGALLGETDLEISEESIEAIVEQTMLEVDTNKDGKIDEEEWKELIAKNPSILKNMTLPYLKEVTLAFPSFVLDSEVED; the protein is encoded by the exons ATGTTTGATAGGAAACGAAACGGTGTGATTGAGTTTGGAGAATTTGTTCGTTCCCTTAGCATCTTCCATCCATACACTCCCGAACATGAAAAGTCCGCAT TTATGTTCAAGCTTTTTGACCTCCATGGAACCGGCTTCATCCAGCCCCATGAG TTGAAGAAGATGGTGGGCGCACTACTAGGTGAAACAGACTTAGAAATATCGGAAGAATCTATTGAAGCTATTGTGGAACAG ACGATGCTCGAGGTTGATACAAACAAAGATGGGAAGATCGATGAAGAAGAGTGGAAAGAGCTCATCGCTAAGAATCCTTCAATCCTCAAGAACATGACTCTACCTTACCTCAA GGAAGTGACTTTAGCATTTCCAAGCTTTGTACTCGACTCCGAGGTAGAAGACTAG
- the LOC104754182 gene encoding calcineurin B-like protein 8, which yields MLAFVKCFSLKRTKHPRGYEDPHVLASETPFTVNEIEALHNLFKKLSTSIIDDGLIHKEELLLALFRNSSMQNLFADRVFYMFDRKRNGVIEFGEFVRSLSIFHPYTPEHEKSAFMFKLFDLHGTGFIQPHELKKMVGALLGETDLEISEESIEAIVEQTMLEVDTNKDGKIDEEEWKELIAKNPSILKNMTLPYLK from the exons ATGTTGGCATTCGTGAAATGCTTCTCGTTGAAGCGAACAAAGCATCCTCGTGGATATGAGGATCCTCATGTTCTTGCATCCGAAACTCCCT TTACGGTGAATGAGATAGAGGCTTTACACAATTTGTTCAAGAAGCTTAGTACATCCATTATCGATGATGGTCTTATCCATAAG GAAGAGCTTCTTTTGGCTTTGTTCAGAAACAGCAGTATGCAAAATCTATTTGCGGACAGG GTGTTTTATATGTTTGATAGGAAACGAAACGGTGTGATTGAGTTTGGAGAATTTGTTCGTTCCCTTAGCATCTTCCATCCATACACTCCCGAACATGAAAAGTCCGCAT TTATGTTCAAGCTTTTTGACCTCCATGGAACCGGCTTCATCCAGCCCCATGAG TTGAAGAAGATGGTGGGCGCACTACTAGGTGAAACAGACTTAGAAATATCGGAAGAATCTATTGAAGCTATTGTGGAACAG ACGATGCTCGAGGTTGATACAAACAAAGATGGGAAGATCGATGAAGAAGAGTGGAAAGAGCTCATCGCTAAGAATCCTTCAATCCTCAAGAACATGACTCTACCTTACCTCAAG
- the LOC104753118 gene encoding mediator-associated protein 3-like has protein sequence MEEEEAAAREVVMDKDVKKKIKETVKKILKRSSLLEITEIKAREEASSELDLDLSRDPYKLIVREAVDSFIEKAITKIETEMGKLHTQIVEDVDGVSTKKTTTAAKKNKKKKKKKTKKVVEEEEEEEEITAASSSV, from the coding sequence atggaggaagaagaagcagcggCGAGAGAAGTGGTGATGGATAaggatgtgaagaagaagatcaaggaaacaGTGAAGAAGATCCTGAAACGTTCGAGCTTACTTGAGATCACAGAGATCAAGGCCCGAGAAGAAGCTTCCTCTGAGTTGGATCTCGATCTTTCGCGAGATCCGTACAAGCTCATCGTGAGAGAAGCCGTCGACAGTTTCATAGAGAAGGCGATTACGAAGATCGAGACTGAGATGGGAAAGCTTCATACTCAGATTGTAGAAGATGTGGATGGAGTTTcaaccaagaaaacaacaacggcggcgaaaaaaaacaagaagaagaagaagaagaaaacaaagaaggtggtggaagaagaagaagaagaagaagagataacagctgcttcttcttctgtttag
- the LOC109125030 gene encoding uncharacterized protein LOC109125030 — MGCASSKQAKANVVADVYKPPPSSFAVFDVNAIQEPWLKLEQEEDDEKPPYAAVPSKVLDTLEDDDEDDAPKTWDEVSKSLETKLKPAAAKPPEEVSVKPPATPPRRLPRKSASFHTLDELEAKAKRSIAAQIPTTVVNKLKRTESMSKLKPESEDRTESTQSFYSGPRSVKENIFVKRDRERREKEGNKKPVMNWDPLREFPEKCPPGGGEGLVVYTTSLQGVRRTYEDCMRVRAIMEQQGVVVDERDVALDAGVLSELKELLQDEATVAPPRVFVKGRYLGGAAGVTAMNENGKLGRVLRWARVERXFFFIPSYNNKHKHASKEN, encoded by the coding sequence ATGGGTTGTGCATCGTCCAAGCAAGCCAAAGCCAACGTCGTCGCCGACGTCTACAAACCACCGCCGTCCAGTTTTGCGGTGTTTGATGTCAACGCCATCCAAGAGCCATGGCTAAAACtcgaacaagaagaagatgatgagaaaccGCCATACGCCGCTGTGCCATCCAAGGTCCTAGACACTCTCGAggatgatgacgaagatgacGCTCCTAAAACATGGGATGAGGTCAGCAAATCTTTAGAAACTAAACTTAAACCCGCCGCCGCTAAACCACCGGAAGAGGTCTCCGTTAAACCTCCAGCCACTCCTCCACGGCGGCTTCCGCGGAAGAGCGCATCCTTCCACACACTGGACGAGCTTGAAGCGAAGGCCAAAAGAAGCATCGCCGCGCAAATACCTACGACGGTGGTTAATAAGCTTAAGAGAACCGAGTCTATGTCCAAGTTAAAACCCGAGTCAGAAGATCGGACGGAGTCGACTCAGTCGTTCTACTCAGGGCCTCGGTCAGTGAAGGAGAACATATTCGTCAAGAGAGACAGAGAACGGAGGGAGAAAGAAGGGAACAAGAAACCGGTGATGAACTGGGACCCACTTAGGGAGTTCCCGGAGAAGTGTCCGCCGGGAGGAGGTGAAGGTTTGGTGGTCTACACGACGTCCTTGCAAGGAGTGCGTCGCACGTACGAAGATTGCATGCGTGTGAGGGCCATCATGGAGCAGCAAGGAGTGGTGGTGGACGAGAGGGACGTGGCTTTAGATGCCGGAGTGTTGAGCGAGCTTAAAGAGCTTCTTCAAGACGAAGCCACTGTGGCGCCGCCGAGAGTGTTTGTGAAAGGGAGGTACTTGGGAGGAGCGGCGGGAGTGACGGCGATGAATGAGAACGGGAAGTTAGGGAGGGTGTTGAGGTGGGCACGTGTGGAGAGAGNGTTTTTCTTCATACcttcatataataataaacacaaacacgcatccaaagaaaactaa
- the LOC104753119 gene encoding uncharacterized protein LOC104753119, producing MGCASSKQAKANVVADVYKPPPSSFAVFDVNAIQEPWLKLEQEEDDEKPPYAAVPSKVLDTLEDDDEDDAPKTWDEVSKSLETKLKPAAAKPPEEVSVKPPATPPRRLPRKSASFHTLDELEAKAKRSIAAQIPTTVVNKLKRTESMSKLKPESEDRTESTQSSYSGPRSVKENIFVKRDRERREKEGNKKPVMNWDPLREFPEKCPPGGGEGLVVYTTSLQGVRRTYEDCMRVRAIMEQQGVVVDERDVALDAGVLSELKELLQDEATVAPPRVFVKGRYLGGAAEVTAMNENGKLGRVLRWARVERVGEEGRLTCEGCGGARWLPCFECGGSCKVAAVAAVKGEGWERCVKCNENGLIRCPVCFVN from the coding sequence ATGGGTTGTGCATCGTCCAAGCAAGCCAAAGCCAACGTCGTCGCCGACGTCTACAAACCACCGCCGTCCAGTTTTGCGGTGTTTGATGTCAACGCCATCCAAGAGCCATGGCTAAAACtcgaacaagaagaagatgatgagaaaccGCCATACGCCGCTGTGCCATCCAAGGTCCTAGACACTCTCGAggatgatgacgaagatgacGCTCCTAAAACATGGGATGAGGTCAGCAAATCTTTAGAAACTAAACTTAAACCCGCCGCCGCTAAACCACCGGAAGAGGTCTCCGTTAAACCTCCAGCCACTCCTCCACGGCGGCTTCCGCGGAAGAGCGCATCCTTCCACACACTGGACGAGCTTGAAGCGAAGGCCAAAAGAAGCATCGCCGCGCAAATACCTACGACGGTGGTTAATAAGCTTAAGAGAACCGAGTCTATGTCCAAGTTAAAACCCGAGTCAGAAGATCGGACGGAGTCGACTCAGTCGTCCTACTCAGGGCCTCGGTCAGTGAAGGAGAACATATTCGTCAAGAGAGACAGAGAACGGAGGGAGAAAGAAGGGAACAAGAAACCGGTGATGAACTGGGACCCACTTAGGGAGTTCCCGGAGAAGTGTCCGCCGGGAGGAGGTGAAGGTTTGGTGGTCTACACGACGTCCTTGCAAGGAGTGCGTCGCACGTACGAAGATTGCATGCGTGTGAGGGCCATCATGGAGCAGCAAGGAGTGGTGGTGGACGAGAGGGACGTGGCTTTAGATGCCGGAGTGTTGAGCGAGCTTAAAGAGCTTCTTCAAGACGAAGCCACTGTGGCGCCGCCGAGAGTGTTTGTGAAAGGGAGGTACTTGGGAGGAGCTGCGGAAGTGACGGCGATGAATGAGAACGGGAAGTTAGGGAGGGTGTTGAGGTGGGCACGTGTGGAGAGAGTAGGGGAGGAAGGGAGGCTCACGTGTGAAGGATGCGGAGGAGCGAGGTGGTTGCCTTGTTTTGAGTGTGGTGGTAGCTGTAAGGTGGCTGCGGTCGCGGCCGTGAAAGGTGAAGGGTGGGAGAGGTGCGTCAAGTGTAATGAGAATGGACTGATTCGTTGTCCCGTTTGTTTTGTCAATTAA
- the LOC104753120 gene encoding 30S ribosomal protein S6 alpha, chloroplastic-like yields MVASSLCLSYSAVCPLPNVSSQPLLSFSHSLRPFISKSKPIASLQQQPQKRDDGSQFVVKSQALDFSGTFFEGGFGSDDDPTSPSGSGVSTALEDKPEPQCPPGLRQYETMAVLRPDMSEDERLGLTQKYEELLVAGGGMYVEVFNRGVIPLAYSIRKKNKAGETNTYLDGIYLLFTYFTRPESITPLEAVLIADDDVIRSSSFKIKKRKYN; encoded by the exons ATGGTGGCGTCTTCGCTGTGTCTATCATATTCCGCAGTTTGCCCTCTGCCTAATGTATCTTCGCAGCCGTTACTCTCGTTCTCACACTCTCTCAGGCCATTCATATCCAAGTCGAAGCCTATTGCCTCgctacaacaacaaccacagAAGAGAGATGATGGCTCTCAGTTTGTGGTGAAATCTCAGGCTCTTGATTTCTCCGGAACTTTCTTTGAAGGCGGATTCGGGTCGGACGATGACCCGACTTCTCCTTCCGGGTCGGGAGTCTCAACCGCCCTTGAAGACAAACCGGAACCTCAGTGCCCACCTGGACTCAGGCAGTACGAAACAATGGCGGTTTTGAGACCAGACATGTCTGAAGATGAGCGGCTTGGTCTTACCCAGAAATACGAAGAG TTACTTGTGGCAGGAGGTGGAATGTATGTGGAAGTGTTCAACAGAGGAGTGATTCCATTGGCTTACAGCatcaggaagaagaacaaagctGGAGAAACTAACACTTACCTGGATGGTATCTACCTTCTCTTCACTTACTTCACCAGACCCGAATCAATAACTCCCCTCGAGGCCGTTCTCATTGCCGACGATGACGTTATCCGATCGTCTTCCTTCAAgataaagaagaggaagtacaACTGA
- the LOC104753122 gene encoding protein NLP6 isoform X1, with amino-acid sequence MELDDLDLSGSWPLDQITFSSNFKSPVIFSSSEQPFSPLWSFSESAGDVGAGDLYVAPSSRFTDYSLLLAPPPPSSQSDDTTTTKEVIIDDNHAPSPYSGLMPSSENQDNPDSYCAIKAKMTQALRFFKESTGQQHLLAQVWAPVKNRGRYVLTTSGQPFVLAPNSNGLHQYRMVSLTYMFSLDGERDGDLGLPGRVFRKKLPEWTPNVQYYSSKEFSRLGHALHYNVQGTLALPVFEPSRQLCVGVVELIMTSPKINYAPEVEKVCKALEAVNLKTSEILNHETTQICNEGRQNALAEILEILTVVCETYKLPLAQTWVPCRHRSVLAFGGGFKKSCSSFDGSCMGKVCMSTSDLAVYVVDAHVWGFRDACAEHHLQKGQGVAGRAFLSGNLCFSRDVTRFCKTDYPLVHYARMFKLTSCFAVCLKSTFTGDDEYVLEFFLPPAITDESEQDFLLGSLFQTMKQHYSSLKVVSETELCENEISLEVVEASEDGMVYSKLEPIRIHRPAPISKDYLELNAPEQKLSLNSDLMENNEVADGFERFQTLEPLSEAKTVKKSERKRGKTEKTISIEVLQQYFAGSLKDAAKSLGVCPTTMKRICRQHGISRWPSRKINKVNRSLTRLKHVIDSVQGADGSLNLTSLSPRPWSHQISPTENQSPKNFPPASTSPPSYLQDVKIENRDAEDSAGSSTSRASCKVGVICETRFRLPTHNQETVRQTALDDSDSSSKNIANFWAHLSCQDTASPTTLHNKLVSIKATYREDIIRFKISPESVSIMGLKQQVAKRLKLEMAAFELKYLDDDSEWVSVSCDADLSECLDTSAAKANTLRLSVHDVTLNFGSSCESSEENMMCL; translated from the exons atggaACTTGACGATTTGGATCTCAGCGGTTCTTGGCCGTTAGATCAGATAACTTTCTCTTCTAATTTCAAGTCTCCGGTCATTTTCTCATCTTCCGAACAGCCTTTCTCTCCTCTCTGGTCCTTCTCCGAATCTGCCGGTGATGTCGGCGCCGGCGATCTTTACGTAGCTCCCTCCTCTCGCTTCACCGATTATTCCCTTCTacttgctcctcctcctccta GTTCACAATCTGATGATACCACCACGACCAAGGAGGTTATTATTGATGATAACCATGCTCCTTCCCCCTATTCTGGTTTAATGCCCTCCTCCGAGAATCAAGATAATCCAGATTCTTACTGTGCTATCAAAGCCAAGATGACTCAAGCGCTTCGATTCTTCAAGGAATCTACTGGACAACAACACCTTCTTGCTCAGGTTTGGGCGCCTGTTAAAAACCGTGGACGATATGTTCTTACTACTTCGGGACAGCCCTTTGTTCTTGCTCCCAATAGTAACGGCCTTCATCAATACAGGATGGTTTCCTTGACCTATATGTTTTCCCTTGATGGTGAACGCGACGGTGACCTCGGCCTTCCCGGTCGCGTTTTCAGGAAGAAGTTGCCTGAGTGGACTCCCAATGTGCAGTATTACTCCAGCAAAGAGTTCTCCCGCCTTGGTCACGCCTTGCACTATAATGTTCAGGGGACCTTGGCTTTGCCTGTTTTTGAACCATCCAGGCAGCTCTGTGTTGGTGTTGTCGAGCTTATTATGACTTCTCCCAAGATTAATTATGCTCCTGAGGTTGAAAAAGTTTGTAAAGCGCTTGAG GCTGTGAATCTGAAAACTTCGGAAATACTGAACCACGAGACCACTCAG ATCTGCAACGAGGGTCGCCAAAATGCATTGGCTGAGATTTTGGAGATACTGACTGTGGTGTGCGAGACCTACAAACTTCCTTTAGCTCAGACATGGGTCCCTTGCAGGCATCGCAGTGTTCTAGCTTTTGGAGGTGGTTTTAAGAAAAGCTGTTCGAGCTTTGATGGGAGCTGTATGGGGAAAGTCTGTATGTCTACCAGTGATTTAGCGGTTTATGTTGTGGACGCTCATGTTTGGGGTTTCAGAGACGCTTGTGCTGAACACCATCTGCAGAAGGGACAAGGTGTTGCTGGGAGGGCGTTTCTCTCTGGAAATCTATGCTTCTCTAGGGATGTTACTCGGTTCTGCAAAACCGACTACCCATTAGTACATTATGCACGCATGTTCAAGTTGACGAGCTGTTTCGCGGTCTGCTTAAAGAGCACCTTTACCGGGGACGATGAGTATGTTCTTGAATTCTTTCTTCCTCCAGCCATCACAGACGAGAGTGAGCAAGATTTTCTGTTGGGTTCTCTGTTTCAGACAATGAAGCAGCACTATTCGAGTCTCAAGGTTGTCTCTGAAACTGAACTATGTGAAAACGAAATATCTCTTGAAGTCGTGGAAGCTTCAGAAGACGGAATGGTTTACTCGAAACTTGAACCTATCAGGATACATCGTCCAGCACCAATCTCTAAGGATTATCTTGAGCTCAACGCCCCCGAACAGAAGCTGAGCTTAAACTCTGACCTTATGGAGAATAATGAAGTCGCTGATGGGTTTGAGAGGTTCCAAACGCTTGAACCTTTATCGGAAGCCAAAACAGTGAAAAAATCAGAAAGGAAGCGtggtaaaaccgagaaaacaatcaGTATAGAAGTGCTTCAACAATATTTTGCTGGTAGTCTAAAAGACGCAGCAAAGAGCCTCGGTG TTTGCCCAACAACAATGAAACGCATTTGTCGACAACACGGGATCTCACGGTGGCCATCTCGCAAAATCAACAAGGTGAACCGATCTCTAACACGACTTAAACATGTTATAGACTCTGTTCAAGGTGCTGATGGATCACTCAACTTGACCTCCCTCTCCCCTCGCCCTTGGTCTCACCAAATATCTCCAACCGAAAACCAATCACCAAAGAACTTCCCTCCAGCTTCTACATCTCCTCCAAGTTATCTTCAAGATGTCAAGATTGAAAACAGAGATGCAGAAGACAGTGCAGGTTCATCAACATCGCGTGCTTCTTGCAAAG TGGGTGTTATATGTGAGACGCGTTTTCGGCTTCCAACACACAACCAAGAAACAGTCAGGCAGACGGCCTTGGACGATTCGGACAGTAGCTCTAAAAACATAGCTAATTTTTGGGCACACTTAAGCTGCCAAGATACAGCTTCTCCAACAACACTCCACAATAAGCTCGTGAGTATAAAGGCAACGTACAGAGAAGACATCATCAGGTTCAAGATCTCACCGGAGTCGGTAAGCATTATGGGACTGAAGCAGCAAGTGGCTAAGAGGCTGAAGCTCGAAATGGCTGCGTTTGAGCTCAAGTATCTAGACGACGACAGCGAATGGGTCTCGGTCTCTTGTGATGCTGACCTCAGTGAGTGCCTTGACACGTCTGCAGCGAAAGCAAACACACTGAGGCTCTCAGTGCATGACGTGACTCTAAACTTTGGGAGCTCATGCGAAAGCTCAGAGGAAAACATGATGTGCTTATGA
- the LOC104753122 gene encoding protein NLP6 isoform X2, with translation MVSLTYMFSLDGERDGDLGLPGRVFRKKLPEWTPNVQYYSSKEFSRLGHALHYNVQGTLALPVFEPSRQLCVGVVELIMTSPKINYAPEVEKVCKALEAVNLKTSEILNHETTQICNEGRQNALAEILEILTVVCETYKLPLAQTWVPCRHRSVLAFGGGFKKSCSSFDGSCMGKVCMSTSDLAVYVVDAHVWGFRDACAEHHLQKGQGVAGRAFLSGNLCFSRDVTRFCKTDYPLVHYARMFKLTSCFAVCLKSTFTGDDEYVLEFFLPPAITDESEQDFLLGSLFQTMKQHYSSLKVVSETELCENEISLEVVEASEDGMVYSKLEPIRIHRPAPISKDYLELNAPEQKLSLNSDLMENNEVADGFERFQTLEPLSEAKTVKKSERKRGKTEKTISIEVLQQYFAGSLKDAAKSLGVCPTTMKRICRQHGISRWPSRKINKVNRSLTRLKHVIDSVQGADGSLNLTSLSPRPWSHQISPTENQSPKNFPPASTSPPSYLQDVKIENRDAEDSAGSSTSRASCKVGVICETRFRLPTHNQETVRQTALDDSDSSSKNIANFWAHLSCQDTASPTTLHNKLVSIKATYREDIIRFKISPESVSIMGLKQQVAKRLKLEMAAFELKYLDDDSEWVSVSCDADLSECLDTSAAKANTLRLSVHDVTLNFGSSCESSEENMMCL, from the exons ATGGTTTCCTTGACCTATATGTTTTCCCTTGATGGTGAACGCGACGGTGACCTCGGCCTTCCCGGTCGCGTTTTCAGGAAGAAGTTGCCTGAGTGGACTCCCAATGTGCAGTATTACTCCAGCAAAGAGTTCTCCCGCCTTGGTCACGCCTTGCACTATAATGTTCAGGGGACCTTGGCTTTGCCTGTTTTTGAACCATCCAGGCAGCTCTGTGTTGGTGTTGTCGAGCTTATTATGACTTCTCCCAAGATTAATTATGCTCCTGAGGTTGAAAAAGTTTGTAAAGCGCTTGAG GCTGTGAATCTGAAAACTTCGGAAATACTGAACCACGAGACCACTCAG ATCTGCAACGAGGGTCGCCAAAATGCATTGGCTGAGATTTTGGAGATACTGACTGTGGTGTGCGAGACCTACAAACTTCCTTTAGCTCAGACATGGGTCCCTTGCAGGCATCGCAGTGTTCTAGCTTTTGGAGGTGGTTTTAAGAAAAGCTGTTCGAGCTTTGATGGGAGCTGTATGGGGAAAGTCTGTATGTCTACCAGTGATTTAGCGGTTTATGTTGTGGACGCTCATGTTTGGGGTTTCAGAGACGCTTGTGCTGAACACCATCTGCAGAAGGGACAAGGTGTTGCTGGGAGGGCGTTTCTCTCTGGAAATCTATGCTTCTCTAGGGATGTTACTCGGTTCTGCAAAACCGACTACCCATTAGTACATTATGCACGCATGTTCAAGTTGACGAGCTGTTTCGCGGTCTGCTTAAAGAGCACCTTTACCGGGGACGATGAGTATGTTCTTGAATTCTTTCTTCCTCCAGCCATCACAGACGAGAGTGAGCAAGATTTTCTGTTGGGTTCTCTGTTTCAGACAATGAAGCAGCACTATTCGAGTCTCAAGGTTGTCTCTGAAACTGAACTATGTGAAAACGAAATATCTCTTGAAGTCGTGGAAGCTTCAGAAGACGGAATGGTTTACTCGAAACTTGAACCTATCAGGATACATCGTCCAGCACCAATCTCTAAGGATTATCTTGAGCTCAACGCCCCCGAACAGAAGCTGAGCTTAAACTCTGACCTTATGGAGAATAATGAAGTCGCTGATGGGTTTGAGAGGTTCCAAACGCTTGAACCTTTATCGGAAGCCAAAACAGTGAAAAAATCAGAAAGGAAGCGtggtaaaaccgagaaaacaatcaGTATAGAAGTGCTTCAACAATATTTTGCTGGTAGTCTAAAAGACGCAGCAAAGAGCCTCGGTG TTTGCCCAACAACAATGAAACGCATTTGTCGACAACACGGGATCTCACGGTGGCCATCTCGCAAAATCAACAAGGTGAACCGATCTCTAACACGACTTAAACATGTTATAGACTCTGTTCAAGGTGCTGATGGATCACTCAACTTGACCTCCCTCTCCCCTCGCCCTTGGTCTCACCAAATATCTCCAACCGAAAACCAATCACCAAAGAACTTCCCTCCAGCTTCTACATCTCCTCCAAGTTATCTTCAAGATGTCAAGATTGAAAACAGAGATGCAGAAGACAGTGCAGGTTCATCAACATCGCGTGCTTCTTGCAAAG TGGGTGTTATATGTGAGACGCGTTTTCGGCTTCCAACACACAACCAAGAAACAGTCAGGCAGACGGCCTTGGACGATTCGGACAGTAGCTCTAAAAACATAGCTAATTTTTGGGCACACTTAAGCTGCCAAGATACAGCTTCTCCAACAACACTCCACAATAAGCTCGTGAGTATAAAGGCAACGTACAGAGAAGACATCATCAGGTTCAAGATCTCACCGGAGTCGGTAAGCATTATGGGACTGAAGCAGCAAGTGGCTAAGAGGCTGAAGCTCGAAATGGCTGCGTTTGAGCTCAAGTATCTAGACGACGACAGCGAATGGGTCTCGGTCTCTTGTGATGCTGACCTCAGTGAGTGCCTTGACACGTCTGCAGCGAAAGCAAACACACTGAGGCTCTCAGTGCATGACGTGACTCTAAACTTTGGGAGCTCATGCGAAAGCTCAGAGGAAAACATGATGTGCTTATGA